One window of Carassius auratus strain Wakin chromosome 17, ASM336829v1, whole genome shotgun sequence genomic DNA carries:
- the chst15 gene encoding carbohydrate sulfotransferase 15: MDHRHGFLNGLDEKKPVFLHPSNRWTGVLTVIENHRAQHQTWSPWTLRSVRKIKILSFLFGLMVTVVIMASYILTRDQKGLFLTPSPYHLTVESHPAQLPLNLSFATDYTVVREVVRSIVARVDFSQRRVPDLREVRKKEPNIFSGIPLKFLPHLKNPCWYEEFFGNVTADPYGKNLYALYSKRFQAIYDHLRRAFPAHLHHHTGRQYRLRCLPFFYIIGQPKCGTTDLYDRLRLHPEVHFTTMKEPHWWTRKRFGIIRLSNGFHNPYPLNDYLDLFDQAANQIQDHLTSNSSKTHKKVDIIIGEASASTMWDNNAWVYFYDNGTEVEPPFLVQDFIHAVQPDSRFIVMLRDPVERLYSDYLYFGMANKSVEDFHERVSESLHLFEGCLEERSIRSCIYNTTLNNLMPVRLQVGLYVIYLLDWLSVFSREQMLILRLEDHAANRKITMRRVFEFLHLGPLTLQKEADITKSPASNTRRPANRNLGPMLPITKEILQSFYEPFNQRLAQVLRDPAFLWM; encoded by the exons ATGGACCACAGGCATGGGTTTCTCAATGGCCTGGATGAAAAAAAGCCTGTGTTTTTGCACCCCAGCAACAGGTGGACGGGTGTATTGACTGTCATAGAGAACCACAGAGCACAACATCAAACATGGAGCCCATGGACACTCAGGTCTGTACGGAAAATCAAAATCTTAAGTTTCCTTTTCGGACTTATGGTCACCGTTGTCATAATGGCATCCTACATCTTAACGAGGGACCAGAAAGGGCTGTTTTTAACACCATCACCGTATCACCTTACTGTGGAGTCTCATCCGGCTCAGCTGCCCCTTAATCTGTCCTTCGCCACAGACTACACAGTTGTGAGAGAGGTGGTGAGAAGCATTGTGGCCAGAGTGGATTTCAGTCAGAGGAGAGTGCCTGACCTGAGAGAAGTGAGAAAGAAAGAGCCAAAC ATATTCTCTGGAATTCCCCTCAAATTTCTTCCTCATCTCAAGAACCCTTGTTGGTATGAAGAGTTCTTTGGGAATGTCACAGCTGATCCTTATGGGAAAAACCTGTATGCTCTTTATTCAAAGCGCTTCCAAGCAATATATGACCACCTGCGCAGAGCATTTCCGGCTCACCTGCATCATCACACAGGTAGACAGTATCGCCTTCGCTGCCTGCCTTTCTTTTACATCATCGGACAGCCTAAGTGTGGCACCACGGACCTCTACGACCGGTTACGCCTACATCCAGAGGTCCATTTCACCACTATGAAGGAGCCACACTGGTGGACACGAAAGAGATTTG GTATCATCAGGTTGAGTAATGGTTTTCATAACCCCTATCCACTGAATGACTACCTGGACCTTTTTGACcaagcagccaatcagattcaagatCACTTGACAAGCAACTCCTCCAAAACCCACAAAAAAGTAGACATCAttattg GTGAGGCGAGTGCATCCACAATGTGGGACAATAACGCTTGGGTTTATTTCTACGACAATGGGACAGAAGTGGAGCCACCTTTTCTGGTGCAAGACTTCATTCATGCTGTCCAACCAGATTCCAGATTCATTGTGATGCTCAGAGACCCAGTAGAAAG gcTTTACTCAGACTATCTGTACTTTGGCATGGCTAATAAATCTGTGGAGGATTTTCATGAACGAGTATCAGAGTCGTTGCACCTGTTTGAGGGCTGCTTGGAAGAGAGGTCCATCCGTTCCTGCATTTACAATACCACTCTCAACAACCTGATGCCT GTGAGGCTTCAGGTTGGACTATATGTCATATACCTGCTTGACTGGCTGAGTGTTTTCAGTAGAGAGCAGATGCTCATCCTACGACTTGAGGATCATGCTGCCAACCGAAAAATCACTATGCGGAGAGTCTTTGAATTTCTACATTTGG GACCTCTTACTCTGCAGAAGGAAGCAGACATCACAAAGAGCCCCGCCTCCAACACCAGACGACCAGCCAATCGCAATCTTGGCCCAATGCTGCCCATAACCAAGGAGATCCTGCAGAGCTTCTACGAGCCTTTTAACCAGCGCCTGGCCCAAGTGCTAAGGGACCCTGCCTTTTTGTGGATGTAG